The following coding sequences lie in one uncultured Mailhella sp. genomic window:
- the rpsS gene encoding 30S ribosomal protein S19 → MPRSLKKGPFVDGSLMKKVDAAVASNDHKVIKTWSRRSMILPEMVGLTFAVHNGKKFIPVFVTENMVGHKMGEFAPTRTFHGHAADKKTKAVKK, encoded by the coding sequence ATGCCCAGATCTCTTAAAAAAGGTCCCTTTGTGGACGGCAGCCTCATGAAGAAGGTAGACGCGGCCGTTGCCAGCAACGACCACAAGGTCATCAAGACCTGGTCCCGCCGTTCCATGATTCTGCCTGAAATGGTTGGTTTGACGTTCGCCGTGCACAACGGCAAGAAGTTCATCCCGGTCTTCGTGACGGAAAACATGGTCGGTCACAAGATGGGCGAATTCGCGCCCACTCGTACGTTCCACGGCCACGCTGCGGACAAGAAGACGAAAGCGGTCAAAAAATAG
- the rplV gene encoding 50S ribosomal protein L22, giving the protein MESKAICKFQRVSPRKTRLVAQNIKGLPVEDALNQLKFTPNKPAGVLYGVVRSALANASQFPGIDVDSMYVKDVVVNEGPTWKRFMPRSQGRAMHIRKRTSHITVILAEGQE; this is encoded by the coding sequence ATGGAATCGAAAGCAATCTGCAAGTTTCAGCGCGTTTCTCCCCGCAAGACCCGTCTGGTTGCCCAGAACATCAAGGGTCTTCCTGTGGAAGATGCCCTGAACCAGCTCAAGTTCACGCCCAACAAGCCTGCCGGTGTTCTTTACGGAGTGGTGCGTTCGGCGCTGGCCAACGCCTCCCAGTTCCCTGGCATTGATGTGGACTCCATGTACGTCAAGGACGTGGTGGTCAACGAAGGCCCCACCTGGAAGCGCTTCATGCCTCGTTCTCAGGGTCGTGCTATGCACATTCGCAAGCGTACCAGCCACATTACCGTAATTCTCGCGGAAGGACAGGAATAG
- the rpsC gene encoding 30S ribosomal protein S3: MGQKVHPYGFRLGYNKNWQSRWFSKKEYASFVFEDHNIRKYVKKLLYSAGVARIEIERFGGRIRLILSTARPGIVIGRKGAEIEKLRADLKKKFGRDFTLEVNEIRRPEIEAQLVAENIAMQLERRVAFRRAMKRTVQMARKFGAEGIKISCAGRLAGAEIARSEWYRDGRVPLQTLRADIDFGFAEAHTTYGLIGIKAWVYKGEILDKEVEQ, translated from the coding sequence ATGGGTCAGAAAGTACATCCTTACGGCTTCCGTTTGGGATATAATAAGAATTGGCAGTCTCGCTGGTTCAGCAAGAAGGAATACGCTTCCTTCGTGTTTGAAGATCACAACATCCGCAAGTACGTGAAGAAGCTTCTTTACAGCGCCGGTGTTGCCAGAATCGAGATCGAACGTTTCGGCGGACGCATCCGCCTCATCCTTTCCACCGCCCGTCCCGGCATCGTCATCGGCCGCAAGGGCGCGGAAATTGAAAAGCTTCGCGCTGACCTCAAGAAGAAGTTCGGCCGTGACTTCACCCTCGAAGTGAACGAAATCCGCCGTCCTGAAATCGAAGCTCAGCTCGTTGCCGAAAACATCGCCATGCAGCTGGAACGCCGCGTCGCCTTCCGCCGCGCCATGAAGCGCACCGTGCAGATGGCCCGCAAGTTCGGCGCCGAAGGCATCAAGATTTCCTGCGCCGGCCGTCTCGCCGGAGCTGAAATCGCCCGTTCCGAATGGTATCGTGACGGCCGCGTGCCGCTTCAGACCCTGCGTGCCGACATCGACTTCGGTTTTGCCGAAGCCCACACCACCTATGGCCTCATTGGCATCAAGGCGTGGGTTTACAAGGGTGAAATCCTTGATAAAGAGGTTGAACAGTAA
- the rplP gene encoding 50S ribosomal protein L16, whose product MLAPKRIKFRKWQKGRLRGPANRGATIAFGEIGLKAVEHGKLSSQQIEAARIAMMRHIRRGGKVWIRVFPDHPVTAKPLATRQGSGKGAPVGWCAPVKPGRVLYEIKGVDLELAKRALTLASHKLPVKTVIVVREGAFE is encoded by the coding sequence ATGCTTGCTCCCAAGAGAATCAAATTCCGCAAGTGGCAGAAAGGCCGCCTGCGTGGCCCGGCCAACCGTGGCGCTACCATCGCGTTTGGTGAAATTGGCCTGAAGGCTGTCGAACATGGCAAGCTTTCCAGTCAGCAGATTGAAGCCGCCCGTATCGCCATGATGCGCCACATCCGCCGCGGCGGCAAAGTCTGGATCAGGGTGTTCCCCGATCATCCCGTGACCGCCAAGCCTCTGGCCACTCGTCAGGGTAGCGGTAAGGGTGCCCCTGTGGGCTGGTGCGCACCGGTCAAGCCCGGCCGCGTGCTGTATGAAATCAAGGGTGTTGACCTTGAACTTGCCAAGCGCGCTCTGACGCTGGCCAGCCACAAGCTGCCCGTGAAGACCGTGATCGTGGTGAGAGAGGGGGCCTTCGAATGA
- the rpmC gene encoding 50S ribosomal protein L29, protein MKMKELREMSVEQLQAKLTELRQELFNLRFQHATAQLEKTASIPATKKDIARVLTALAAAAKN, encoded by the coding sequence ATGAAAATGAAGGAATTGCGCGAAATGAGCGTCGAGCAGCTCCAGGCGAAGCTGACTGAACTGCGTCAGGAACTTTTCAACCTGCGCTTCCAGCATGCCACTGCTCAGTTGGAAAAGACGGCGTCCATTCCGGCCACCAAGAAAGATATTGCCCGTGTGCTGACGGCTCTGGCCGCGGCCGCGAAGAACTAG
- the rpsQ gene encoding 30S ribosomal protein S17, which produces MNSAIEQRNGRTLVGTVISDKCDKTIVVLVETLVQHPLLKKYIRRRKKFTAHDPMNECGIGDKVKIVEYRPMSRNKRWHLVSVLEKAV; this is translated from the coding sequence ATGAACAGCGCAATCGAACAGCGCAACGGCAGAACGCTCGTCGGTACTGTCATCAGCGACAAGTGCGACAAGACCATTGTCGTTCTCGTTGAAACCCTGGTGCAGCATCCGCTTCTCAAGAAGTACATTCGTCGGCGCAAGAAGTTCACCGCCCACGATCCTATGAATGAGTGCGGCATCGGCGACAAGGTCAAGATTGTGGAATACCGGCCCATGAGCCGGAACAAGCGCTGGCACCTGGTGTCCGTGCTTGAAAAGGCCGTCTAG